The Kribbella sp. HUAS MG21 genome includes the window ACCCGAGTTGCCGCAGGGTGGCGAAGACCGCCGGCCAGTCGGACAACCCGTCCTCGGCCTCGACGAAGTTCGTCCGCCAGCCGTCGCCGGTGCGGACGTAGTGCACGTTCTTGAGGTTCACGATCCCGAGCCGCTGCGCACCGAGCTCCAGCGTCACCGCGGGGTGATCGCCGGCCAGTGCGTCGTGCGCCGCGTCCCACACCAGCTTGAACTGCTCGGGCAGTCCGTCGAGCAACTGCAGTACGCCGAGCGTCGACGACACGTAGCGCCCGTGATGCGGCTGGACGCCCACACGGACGTCGTACCGCTCGGTCAGTACGACGGCGCGCTCGAGCAGCTCGCGGTTGCGCCGCACCGAGGCGGCGTACCCGTCGGGTCCGAGCTCGGCCATGATCCTGATCAGCGGGACCCCGGCCTCGGCACAGGCGGCGAACACCGGCTCGGACAGCTCGCTCGCGACACTGATGGGTTCGATGCCCTCGGCCCGTAACTGCGCGGCGAACTTCGGCAGCTCGGCGCCCGCGTTCGCCGGCGTGACGTACGCCGTGTCGCGCACCGGCACCTCGGCGCCGCCGAACCCGATCCCGGCAACCAATCTCCCGAGCTCGTCACCGGGCAAGGCCGACCACGGCTTGGTGAAGACGGACCACAAGTACGACATCGACGTCCTTTCTGTTCAGCAGTAGCGCAGGTTGAGCGACTCGGCGCGGATGCGCTCCTCGTCGACCTCGACGCCGAGGCCAGGGGCGGTGGGGACTGTTGCGACGGCCTTGGTGATGTGCAGGCCGTCGACGTACAGGTCGGTCAGCAGCTCCGGGCCGTTGAGCTCGGCGGGTAGGGCGAGCTCTAGCTGACTGAACACGTGTAGTGCAGCGGCGAAGGCGACACCGCAGTCGGTGAGGCCGCTGGCGAGTAGTTCGACGCCGCCGGCCAGCGCGGTGTGGGCGGTCTTCAGCGCGTTTCGCAGGCCGCCGGACTTGCAGGTCTTGACCACGACCAGGTCCGCGGCGTCGAGACGGATCGCCCGGGCGAGGTCCTGCGCGGAGAAGCTCCCCTCGTCGATCGCGACCGGAAGGTCGACGAGCTCGCGGACCCGGCGCATCGCGAGCGTGTCGGTGCTCGGGACCGGCTGCTCGATGCAGTGGATCGTCCGGATGTGCCTGGTGCGATCCAGCAGCTGTCTGAGCGCGGCCGGGCGGTAGGACTGGTTCGCGTCCAGCCACAACGGCTTGCCGTCGGCAACTTCCGCGATCGTCTCGATCGCTGCCGTGTCGGCGTCCAGGTCGCCGCCGATCTTGACCTTGTACGCCGAATACTCCGCCGACCGGAGTGCGTGGTCGCGGACCGCGTCAGGATCGCCGACCCCGATCGCCGAGCAGAGCGGGAGCTCGTCGTGGACCTTGCCGCCGAGCAGCGCGTGCACGGGGACGCCGGCGAGTTTGCCGGCCGCGTCGTGCAGCGCGACGTCGAGCGCGGCGCGGGCGAACGGGAAGCCGTTCGAGACCGCGGGGCTGAGGCGCTGCGCGGCGCGCCGGTGGAAGAGCTCGACGTCGAACGGCGTGAGGTCGAGCAAGATCGGCGCGAGGTGCCGGCGGATGACTACGGCCATCGTCTCGGCGGTCTCGTAGCTCCAGCTCGGCAGCGCGCGCTGTTCGCCCCAGCCGACCACGCCGTCCTCGGTGGTCAGCTTGACGAAGACCACGGCGGTTGACTGGTCCGGGACCGCGTCCGGCGCGCCGACGGCGCCGCTGCCGAGCACGAAGCGGCGGGCGAACGGTACGGCGACCGGGAAGACCTCGACCTGGGTGATGCGGGACATCGGTAGTCCTCTCAGGCGGCGATCGACCAGGCGGCCGGGTCGACGAAGCTCGCACCGCGGGTACCGTCCGCGAGCCAGCGCAGGGCGTCACGCAGTACGTAACCCGCGAGGGCCAGGTGACCCTCGGCAGTGTCGCCCGCGATGTGCGGGCTGAGCAGCAGGTTGGGCGAGCGAAGCGTGGCGGCGTCGAAGGCCGGCGGCTCGGGATCGTAGACGTCGAGGGCCGCGTAGATGCGGCCGTCGAGCGCGTGTTCCAGGAGGGCCTGCTGGTCGATCGCCGGGCCGCGCGCCGAGTTCACGACGACCGCGCCGTCGGGCAGGTTCTCGATCAGGGCGCGGGTGATCATGCCCTTCGTCTCGGGGACGTTCGGGACATGGATGCTGAGGAACGGTCCGCTCGCGGCGTCCTCGAGCGTCGTCGTGCGTACGCCGAGTTCCTGGGCGCGCTGGTCGGAGAGGTGCGGGTCGTAGACGGCGAGGTCGCAGCCGAAGGGCTTCAGCATCGTGATCAGCGCGCGGGCGGTGCTGCTGGCGCCGATGATGCCGACCTTGGCGCCGGCGAGTTCGTGGCCGCGGTACCCGGTCTGCTTCCAGCCGCCGTCCCGGATCGCCGCGTCGAACCGGGGCAGGCGACGGGCGAGGGTGAGCAGGGCACCGAGGCAGTACTCGCCGACCGACCAGGCGATCCGCGGACCGGCCGAGAACACGGCGACGCCCTGGTCGAGGATCGCCGGATCGACGAGGTTCTTCACGGTGCCGGCGGCGTGCGCGACGACCTTCGGCCCGTTGCCGTCCGCCCACAGGTCCTTGGGGAGGTGCGGCGTACCCCAGCTCGTCAGCAGCACGTCTGCGCCGGCGGCCAGCTCGGGTACTGCGGCGGGGTCGAGTGCTGGCGGCTTGGCGAGGGAGCCAGGAGAGATGCTGTGGTCGACGGTTGCCCAGTTGGCGTCGAAGCGCTCCTCGATCAACCTGCGGGTGTCGGCGTCGACAACGTCGGCAGCACGTTCCGGGGACATCAGAGCGGCGAGTCTGAACGCAGGATTCGGCACCGTTCATGCTCCTTCGGCTAGGCGTTGCACCGAACGGTAGGCGCTTTCCGTTATGCAGGTCCAAGCCCGATTTCGCATGAACCGATACCGTGCCCGCATGGATTTCTCGCTGCAGCAGCTCCGGGGCTTCGTCGCTGTCGCCGAGGAACTCCACTACGGCCGCGCGGCACAGCGCCTGAACCTGACGCAGCCGCCGCTGACCCGGCAGATCCAGGGCCTCGAACGGACCCTCGACGTACGCCTGTTCGATCGCACCGGCCGCGGCGTGCGGCTGACCGCGGCCGGCGGTGTCTTCCTCGAGCACGCGCGGCGGGTGCTCGCGCTGCTGGAGGTCGCGCCCGAGGCGACCCGGCGCGCGGCCGACGGGACGACGGGGACGCTGCGGCTCGCGTTCACCGCGATCGGCGCGTACGCCGTCCTCGCGGACTTCCTGACGATGGTCGGCAACCGCACGCCAGGTGTAACGGCGGAGCTGACCGAGCTGGTGAGCCCGGTGCAGTTCGACGCGCTGGCGAACCTGGAGATCGACCTCGGGCTGGTGCGGCCGCCGATCCCGGAGCGGTTCGAGTCGCTGCTGGTGCATTCGGAGGACCTGGTGCTCGCCGTACCGGCCTCGCATCCGCTGGCGTCCGGCGCCGGGCAGGTGTCGCTGGCCGACGCGACCGACGACTACATCGGGTACAGCCCGGAGGGATCGCAGTACCTGCACGACATCTGCGCGGCGATGATCGGGATGGACCGGTACGCCGTGAGCCAGCTGGCGTCCCAGGTCCCGACGATGCTCGCGCTGGTGCGGGCCGGGCTGGGGTGCGCGCTGGTCCCGCGGTCGATCATGGCGATGCGCGTCGAGGGCGTCCGGTACCGCGAACTCGACGCGGCCGACGCGCACTCGGTGACACTGCACGCCTGCTGGAGCCCCGACAACCCGAACCCGGCCCTCCAGCGCTTGGCGGAGTCGCTGCGTGCTGATCCACGCTTGACCTAGAGCCTGCGTTGGTTCGGATAGGCTGCAGCGGTGCTGAGGGTCTCCGTTGATCTCGGTCCGGTGGTCGCGCGGTTGCGGGCGTCCGGGTGCGTGTTCGCCGAGGACGAGGCGGAGCTGATCGTCGAGACCGCGCGAGACGTGCGCGAGTTGGCGGCGATGGTCGACCGCCGGGTGGCGGGGGAGCCGTTGGAGTACGTCGTCGGCTGGGCGTCGTTCCGCGGGTTGCGGATCGCCGTCGATCCCGGGGTGTTCATTCCGCGTCGCCGTACCGAGTTTTTGGTGACTGAGGCGTTGCGCGTGACGGTCCCGGGAGCGGTCGTCGTCGACCTGCTCTGCGGCTCGGGCGCTCTGGGTGCGGCGGTCGCAAGCGAGCGTGCGGTGTCGCTGTACGCCGCCGACATCGAGCCGGTCGCGGTGCGCTGCGCCCGGCGGAACCTGCTGCCCTGGCAGGGGACCGTCTACGAGGGCGACCTGTTCGCCCCAGTGCCGGAGCACCTGCGCGGCCGGATCGACGTACTGCTGGCCAACGTCCCGTACGTCCCCACCGACGAGATCCGCCTGCTTCCCCCCGAGGCCCGACTCCACGAACCCCGCATCACCCTCGACGGCGGCCCCGACGGGTTGGCCACCCTCCGCCGCCTAGCAGCCGAGGCTCCGGCTTGGCTGGCTCCGGGCGGCCACCTCTTCGTCGAAACGAGCGACCAGCAGGCGCCACGTGCAGCAACGGTCCTCCGCGAGCACGGCCTGGGCGCGCGGATCGTGTCGGACAAGGACCTCGGCGCGAACGTCGTCATCGGCCGGCGTCAGCGGACCGCGTAGTCGCCGAGGGCGGGATCGAGCAGGTCGAAGGCCTGCGCTCCTTCGGGGGCAATGAGGCTGGCGATCTCGTCGTTGGTCCGGCCGGACAGCGTGAGGTGCTGGATGCGGTCGAAGAGGGTGCGGTGTACTGCGCCCAATAGGGCGGCGGCGGTGTGGACGGTGATCGAGTCGGAGGGCTCGCCGACGGCTTCGGCGAGGGTCTCGCGGAGGGCCTGTTCGCGTTGGTCGTGGAGGCCGCGGAGGCACGTGGTCAGCGTCGGGCTGTCGGCGATCATGCGGGTGAACTCCAGGCCGGCGAAGCCGGTGACGGGGTCTTGGGTCGCGACCGCCTGCTCGAAGCCGCGGCGCAGAGCGGCGAGCGCGGACTCGCCGGGGCTGCGGGCGGCCACCGTCTCGGCCAGGGTCGCGACGAACGCGTCCTGATGGTCGAGCGCCAGGTCCTCCTTGCGGGCGAAGTAGTTGGTGACGGTCTTCTTCGCGACCCGCGCGGCGGTGGCGATCTCGGCGATCGTGGTCTGCTCGAAGCCCTGCGCGATGAACAGCCGGGTCGCGTGGTCCGAGATCAGCTGCCGGGTCTCCTGCTTCTTGAGCTCCCGCAGCCCGGTCGGGGCCGTCTGAGTTAGGTCCATGCGAGGAATCTTACCTCCGTCGTAAATATATGTTGACAGCATTCTCGTGTCGGGCTAAAGTTACGTCCGTCGTAAAGTTACCTCGAAGGGAAGTACTGGATGCGCAACTCCGATCTCGGCAACTCCACCGCGTTCTCCCGGCGCGGTCGTGACGCATGGCGTCCGGCGCAGACCCGCACCGTTCGCTACCAGGCGGGTACGCCGCGCCGGGCCGTCCCGCGCCGTACCGGCCGCTGACCCCGCGGTCGTCCCGCAGTCCGCTCCGTGCGGTCCGCCGTACCCACGGCCGATCGCCTGCCGAGTTCTCCGGAAGGAAACCCTTGAAGATCAACGCCTCCACCCTGTCCTTGACCGTCGACGACGTGATCGCGTCGCGCGGGTTCTTCGTCGACCACTTCGGCTACCGCGAGCAGGCGGCCGCGGACGGCTTCGCCTCGTTGACCCGAGACGACGCTGTCGACCTCGTCCTGCTGCAGCGGGGGATCGAGGTCCTGCCGCCGGAGCAGCGTGACCAGCGGGCCGCCGGGCTCATCCTGGCGTTCACCGTCGACACGCTGGACGCCGAGGAGAAGCGACTGCGCTCCGAAGGTGTCGAGATCACGATGCCGCTGCGCGAGGAGCCCTGGGGCGAGCGGCTGTTCCAGGTCACCGACCCCAACGGTGTCGTCGTACAGCTCGTCGAATGGGCCGCACCCACCACCTAGCATCAGACCCGGCGCTGGACGTGCAGCAGGTACTCGCGCCGGTTGAGCGGGTCGTGGTCGGTGCGCGGCCGCTCTGGGATCGGCCCGGTCACCGGCTGGTAGCGCTCGAACGCCGACTCGAGCACACCCTCGCCGCGGGTCAGCGCGGGGAGCTGCTGCTCGAGTTCGTACACGGCGGCCGCGGGAATCTCGCCTTCCAGCGTCGAGGTTTCCGCGGCCGGCGCCGGCACCTGCGGGATCGCCCGGAGCCGGGCAAGAGCTGCGAGTACGGCGCGGGTCGTGTCCGTCGGGATCTCCAACTGGAAGCGGTGCATCGGCTCGTGCACCGTCGTACCGGCTTGCCGAAGGGCGGCCATCAGCACCAGCGGCGTGAGGAACCGGAAGTCGCCGGCGGTGCTGGACATGCTCTTGTCGAACACCGCGTGCGCGTGGCTCTGCCGGGCGGAGTACCCAGAATGCGTCATGACGACGTGCGCGTCGGGGATCTGCCAGCCGTGCAGGCCCTGGTGCAAAGTCTCGCGGACGGTCTCCTCGACGGCCTTCATGAACGCGAACGGCATCGAGCCGAGTTCGACCTCGAGGTCGAACGTCACGCCGGCGCCGACCGGTGCGGGTTCGACGCGCAGGCCGACCGTGGCCAGGAACGGGTTCGGGTCCTTCTTGTTGAACTCGACCGCCTGGCCGGTGCCGACGATCCGCTCGACGCAGATCGTGGTGGTCTCGCGGAAGTCGACCTCGATGCCGTACTCGGTGGCCAGCGTGCTCTCGATGACCTCCTTCTGTACCTCGCCGTACAGCGACACGTAGGTCTCCTGCCGCAGGTCGTCCTGGCGGAGGTTGATCAGCGGGTCCTGCTCGGCGAGTTGGGTGAGCGCGACGCGGAGGTTGCCCTTGTCGGACAGCTTTCGCGGCGTGACCACGGTCTCGAGCGTCGGCGGCGCGAACGCGGTGACTCCGGCTCGCCGGTGGGTGGAGTCGTCCCCGAGCGCGGTGATCGTGTCGCCGATCCTGATGCCGGTGAGGCCCCAGAGCTTACCGATCTGGCCGGCGCGCAGGGTGGTTCCGTCGCCGAAGACCTCGAGTGCGGTGATCTTGCCGTCCGTGTCGCCGTACCGGATCCGGTCGCGGACCGCGAGGCTGCCGGAGAACAGCCGCGCGTAGGCGATCTTCTCGCCGGCGGGGCCGCGTTCGACCTTGAAGACGGTGCCGTCGAGCGGGCCGTCGGTGGTGCGGGCGCGGGGGAGCAGGTCGCGGATGCCGTTGGTGAGGGCGTCCGTGCCGGCGCCGGTGATCGCGGATCCGAAGTACACCGGGTGCACGATCGCCCGGCGGGTCTGCGCGGCGAGGGCTGCGTCGAGGTGCAGTGGTACGCCGTCGACGTACCGCTGCAGGAGGTCGTCGTCGTGATCGGCGAGGACGTCGAGCAGGAGATCGTCCTGGACGATGGGCTTGAAGTCGGCCGCGGGGGTGCCGAGGTCGGTGGCTTCGCCCATCGGTACGACGTTGCGCGTCAACTTGGCGGTGAGCTCCCGCAGTACGCCGTCGGACCGCGCTCCGGCCCGGTCGATCTTGTTGACGAAGATCAGGGTCGGGATCCGCAGGCGCTGCAGCGTGCGCATCAGCACCCGGGTCTGCGCCTGGACCCCTTCGACCGCCGAGACCACCAGCACCGCGCCGTCGAGCACGCTCAAGGCGCGCTCCACCTCGGCGATGAAGTCGGGGTGCCCCGGGGTGTCGATCAGGTTCACGCCGACGTCGCCGATCGTGAACGAGACCACCGCCGACTTGATCGTGATCCCGCGCTGCCGTTCGAGCGCGAGGGAGTCGGTCTGGGTGTTCCCGTCATCGACCCGACCGACCTCGCCGATGACCCCGGCGGCGTACAGCAGCCGCTCGGTCAGACTCGTCTTCCCGGCGTCAACATGCGCCAGAATCCCAAGATTCAGTACGTCCACGCAGCTTCATGTCCTTTGAACAGGTGCCCTTCATTCCCACGACAGACATGAAGCGAGCTCGCACGACGCACTCTCCTCCAAGTAGACACCTGTTCCTACGCCGCCGAGTACACCAACTCCCTCCCACACCCCACAAACCATTTAGCCCCCACCTACACCTGGTCCGTAGGATCGGGCTCGATGCTCGATCCGATCCTGGTGGCCACGCCACACCTCGGCGCCGTCGAACGCGCGGAGCCGGTCGACGGCTTCGTCGGCAACCAGACCTTCCGCCTGCACACAGCCGACGGCGTCTACTACCTGAAGTCCGGCGCCACGATCGCCGACGAAGCACGCGCGTGCGAGCTCGTACGCGCGGCGGGGGTGCCCGCGCCGGAGGTGATCGCGCTCGGCACGAACTACCTGATCACGCGAGAACTCGCCGGCCGGCCACTCGCCGAAGCATCAGCCTCCGTCCTGCAAGCCGCCGGGCGGGCCATGCGGCGAGTGCACTCGATCGCCGGGGCCGACGCTGGGTGGCGGCGACGACTCCAGCAGGTCCTGGACGATCTGGACGTTCTGCCGGCGGAGCTCGCCGTGCGGGTGCGCGAGATGCTGCCGCCGTTCGTGGCGCGCGTCCAGGAGACGGCGCCGGTCCTGCTCCATGGGGATCTGCATCTGCGGCACCTGTACGCCGTCGGCGGTGAGCTGACCGGGATCCTCGACTGGGGTGATGCGGCGTACGGCGATCCGGTGTTCGATCTTGCGCGGATGTCGATGGCCGGGCCGGAGGCGATGGCGGCGTTTCTGGACGGGTACGGCGTGATCGAACTGCCGGAGCGGACGCTGTCGTGCTATCGCGTGCTGTGGTCGCTGATGGCATTGCAGGCCGAGCACCTGGCCGGTGGCGACTGGTTCCAGGCGCACCTCGACAGCATCACGCGCGAGCTCAGTTGATCAGGGTGCCGATGTGGGTGCCGGTGGCTATGGCGGGGGCGGCTTGGGGGCGGTCTATGTCGAAGACGTGGAGGGGGAGGTGATGGTCGCGGGCCAGGATGAAGGCGGACTGGTCCATGACGGTGAGGCCGCGGTCGATGACTTCCTGGTAGGTGAGGTGGTCGAAGCGTGCCGCGTCGGGGTGCTTGTTGGGGTCGGCGTCGTACACGCCGTCGGTGCCGTTCTTGGCGACCAGGAGGGCGTCGGCCTGGAGTTCGACCGCGCGTTGCACCGACGGGTAGTCGGTGGTGGTGAAGGGCTGTCCGTTGCCGCAGGCAAGCAGGATGAGCTCGCCCTTCTCCAGGTGCCGCAGCGCCCGCAGCCGGATGTACGGCTCGGCGAGGTTGTTGATCGGGATCGCCGTCATCAGCCGTACGTCGTGCGCGCCCAGCGCCGCGAGCCGCCCGCGGAGCAGGACCGCGTTGATGACCGTGCCGAGCATGCCGATGTTGTCCGCCTCGACCCGGTCGATGCCCCAGTCGCCGGCCCGGTTGCCGCGGAACACGTTCCCGCCGCCGACCACGACCGCGACCTGGACGCCGGTGGCGCGCAGCGCGATCACCTCGGTCGCGAGGTGGGTCAAGCGATCGCTGCTGAAACCGAACTCGTGCGGTCCGGCGATCGCCTGGCCGGACAGTTTGAGGACGAGCCTGCGATACATGCCGCTCCGTTCGCCGAGGAACCGGGTCGGACCTCAGATCTATCACGGACGGCTCCGGGCCGCGCGGTTCTCACAACGAACGGTCTCTGTCACGCTGGCCGCGTGACCGAGTTCAAGGAGCAGAACCTGGACGCGGCGCGGTTCGAGGAGTCGACGCTGCGCGGCGCGGTGTTCCACGACGTCGACCTGTCCGGCGCCACCTTCGACAACGTCGACCTCAGCGGCGCGACGATCCGCGGCGCCCGGCTCGTCGACGTCACCCTCGACGGCGACATCCGCAACCTCAAGGTCTGGGGTGTGGACGTCGTACCGCTGATCGACGCCGAGCTGAACCGCCGCCACCCCGGCCGCGAGCGGATGCGGCCGACGAACGCCGACGGCTACCGCGAGGCCTGGGACCTGCTCGAACAACTCTGGGGCGAGACCGTGGCGAAGGCCCGCCGGCTCCGCCCGGAGCTGCTGCACGAATCGGTGGACGGCGAGTGGTCGTTCATCGAGACGCTGCGGCACCTCGTCTTCGCCACCGATGCCTGGGTACGGCGCGCCGTTCTCGGCGAACCCGAACCGTGGGATCCCCTGGATCTCCCGCACGACGAGATGCACGACACTCCGCCGATACCGCGGGACCGCACGGCCCGGCCGTCGCTCGACGAGGTCCTCGTACTGCGGGCGCAGCGGATGGCGATCGTCCGCGCGCTGCTCGCGAACCTGACCGACGAGCGCCTGGCCGAGCGCACCGTGCCGGTCGCAGGTCCCGGCTATCCGGCGTCCGAGAGCTACGTCGTCGGCGACTGCCTCGGCACGATCCTCGGCGAGGAGTTCGAGCACCGCCGCTACGCCGAGCGCGACCTGGCGACGCTGGCCGCGCGAACTGTCGGTGCGGGCTCCTAGCCTGGTGCGCATGGACCAGGACTGGCGGAAGCTTGCGCAGGCGTGGCATGCGCGATTCCTGATCGACACGTACGTCGATGGCGCGCGCTTCGTGCAGGCGGTAGCGGAAGCGTGCTCGGACGCCGTACCCGAGGTCCGGCTGGGCGCGACGTTCGTGGACGTGACGAGCCGGGACGAGGCTGTGGCGCAGCAGATCAGCGCGATCGCGGCGAAGCACGGCCTGACCCCCGATCCGACAGCGGTCGCGCAACTCGAGATCGCCCTGGACACCGCGGACCTTGTCGAGATCGGTCCGTTCTGGGCGGCGGTCCTGACCGGCAGCACCGACGCGTTCACCGGCAACGACGTCCTCGATCCGACGCGCCGGGTCGCGAACCTCTGGTTCCAGGGCACCACGCCGCACGAGGCCCCGCGCCAGCGCTTCCACCTCGACCTCTGGCTGCCGCCCGAGGTCGTCCCAGGGCGTATCGAGGCCGCGCTCGCGGCCGGCGGGAAGGTCGTGTACGACAACGAGGCGCCGGCGTTCACCGTCCTCGCCGACCCGCAGGGCAACAAGGTCTGCCTGTGCACCTCCGAGGGCCGCTAAAACCGGAGCGAACCACGCCGTGCTCTGCTACGGTCGTGCTGAATCGAGGAGGTGTGTGATGGCTTGCAAGGTTATCCGGTTCCGCGCCAATCCCTCCTCCTCGGCTGTCCGCTGACAGGCTGACAGCTTCTCTTTCCGGACCGATTGGTGCGTCGCGGCGGCTGGCCGCGGATCACGCGCGCCCGGAGGCGCGCTCCGTGCCGATCGAACCGGAGATTCCCCATGTCCTCCGTGGACACCCAACTTCATGCTGCCCTCGCACGCGCTCTCCGCGGTGTGCCGTACGACGACCTGCGCCGCCGGGTGACGGCGCTCTCGCACCGGTACCGCAGCGAACAGGTCGACGACACCGCTCCCGGTATGAGCGACGCCCTCGACGCCCTCGCGTACGCCGTCGTACGCATGCCCGCGACCTTCCGCGCCCTGCACGCGGCCCTTGCAGCGGCCGAACAGCGGATCAACGCACCGGTCAGCTCCCACCTGGATCTCGGCGGCGGCACCGGAGCCGCCGCATGGGCAGCCGCCGCCCTCTGGCCGGCGGTCGCCACCGAGATCGTCGAACGCCAGCCGGCCGCTATCCGTCTCGGCCGGGACCTTGCCGCCGGCAACCTTCCGCAGGTCCGTTGGACAACGTCCGACCTCGGAACCTGGACCGGCTCCGGCCCGGTGGACCTCGTCACGATCGGCTACGTGCTCAACGAGCTGACCGACCAGGCCCGCCGCGACCTCACCCGCACCGCGACCAGGCGCGCGATCACGATCGTCGTCGTCGAGCCGGGTACGCCGCGCGGCCACCGCCGCATCCTCGACGCCCGCGACCTGCTGATCGATCACGGTTTCCGGATCGCCGCACCGTGCCCACACCAAGGTCCGTGTCCCGTCGACTGGTGCCACTTCGCGACCCGGCTGCCGCGCACCGAACTCCATCGCGCCCTCAAGGACGGCACCCGGAACTTCGAGGACGAGAAGTTCGCGTACGTCGTCGCGACCCGCGCCCCGATCCGCCCGGCACCGGCGCAGGTCATCGCCCGCCCGAGCCGCCTGAAGAACCGCGTCGTGCTCGACCTCTGCACGTCACAGGGCGCCGTCGAGCGGATCGTCGTACCGAAGTCGGCTGAGGCGTATCGGGCCGCACGCAGTACGGCGTGGGGTGATGCCTGGGGCTAGCGGTCCGAACCCTTCGCCCGCAGCCGGAGGAAGAGCGCCAGGAGGAGGACCGCGGCCAGGATGCCGAGGGTGAGGGGATCGCTCGCGCGGCCGCCGAGGTCGCGGTCCATCAGATGCGACGCGAAATGCACGATCGCGGCAGTAACGGCACCGACGAGCGCCACCACCAGTGCGTCGTTCCAGATCAGCGCGCCGAGCAACGCGACCCCGATGCCCAGCTGAAACGCGCCCAGGTCGTGGAACAGGTGCAGGTTGAACGGGTCGAACATCGCGACGTGCTCGTGGAAACTCTCCGGCCAGAAGAACGACCACGCACCCGGCACCAGAAACGTCAGCGCCGCCAGCACCACGGACCCCACGACCCATGGCCGCCGTTGCCTCATCCCGAACTCCCTTCGTCGATCAACGACCCCAGGACACGCCGCGGCCGGGAGTTGTGACATCAGGGGACGGACGACAGCGAAGGAGCCGGCGCTGTGGTGGCGCGGATGATCAGTGACGTGCCGAGCAAGACGCGGCGTTCGGGGGCGCTGGGATCCTCGAGGTGCTGGACGAGGAGCTCGACCGCGGCCTCCCCGGCGTCGGCCGCATGTGACGAGACCGTGGTGAGCGGCGGATAGACCTGGGCCTTCAGGACGTCGTCGCAGCCGACCAGGCTGAAGTCGTCCGGAACCGATACCCCGTGCTGGACCAGCCCGGCCATCACCCCGTGCGCGAGAACGTCGTCGAAGGCAACGGCCGCGGTCGCACGGGTCGCCAGAAGATCCGGCGCCGCCTGCATGCCGGCCTCGTAGCTCGAGACCCGCCCCGGCAGCAGCACAGCGTCGATCCGGGCCCGCTCGGCGGCGCGCTTCACCGCCTTCTTCCGTTGCGCGTTCGCCCACGACCGCGTCGGCCCGGCCAGGTACGCGATCCGCCGATGACCGAGCTCGGCGAGGTGCTCGACCGCGGCCCGGACCCCGTCGGCGCTGTCGACCAGCACCCGGGGGAGACCGGGGAGGTCGCGGTTGACGAGTACGACGGGACGCCGGCCGGCGAGGCTGCGGATCTGCCGTTCGCTCATCCGGCTCGCGGCCAGCACGAAGCCGTCGGTCT containing:
- a CDS encoding translation factor GTPase family protein; amino-acid sequence: MDVLNLGILAHVDAGKTSLTERLLYAAGVIGEVGRVDDGNTQTDSLALERQRGITIKSAVVSFTIGDVGVNLIDTPGHPDFIAEVERALSVLDGAVLVVSAVEGVQAQTRVLMRTLQRLRIPTLIFVNKIDRAGARSDGVLRELTAKLTRNVVPMGEATDLGTPAADFKPIVQDDLLLDVLADHDDDLLQRYVDGVPLHLDAALAAQTRRAIVHPVYFGSAITGAGTDALTNGIRDLLPRARTTDGPLDGTVFKVERGPAGEKIAYARLFSGSLAVRDRIRYGDTDGKITALEVFGDGTTLRAGQIGKLWGLTGIRIGDTITALGDDSTHRRAGVTAFAPPTLETVVTPRKLSDKGNLRVALTQLAEQDPLINLRQDDLRQETYVSLYGEVQKEVIESTLATEYGIEVDFRETTTICVERIVGTGQAVEFNKKDPNPFLATVGLRVEPAPVGAGVTFDLEVELGSMPFAFMKAVEETVRETLHQGLHGWQIPDAHVVMTHSGYSARQSHAHAVFDKSMSSTAGDFRFLTPLVLMAALRQAGTTVHEPMHRFQLEIPTDTTRAVLAALARLRAIPQVPAPAAETSTLEGEIPAAAVYELEQQLPALTRGEGVLESAFERYQPVTGPIPERPRTDHDPLNRREYLLHVQRRV
- a CDS encoding aminoglycoside phosphotransferase family protein is translated as MLDPILVATPHLGAVERAEPVDGFVGNQTFRLHTADGVYYLKSGATIADEARACELVRAAGVPAPEVIALGTNYLITRELAGRPLAEASASVLQAAGRAMRRVHSIAGADAGWRRRLQQVLDDLDVLPAELAVRVREMLPPFVARVQETAPVLLHGDLHLRHLYAVGGELTGILDWGDAAYGDPVFDLARMSMAGPEAMAAFLDGYGVIELPERTLSCYRVLWSLMALQAEHLAGGDWFQAHLDSITRELS
- the pyrH gene encoding UMP kinase; the encoded protein is MYRRLVLKLSGQAIAGPHEFGFSSDRLTHLATEVIALRATGVQVAVVVGGGNVFRGNRAGDWGIDRVEADNIGMLGTVINAVLLRGRLAALGAHDVRLMTAIPINNLAEPYIRLRALRHLEKGELILLACGNGQPFTTTDYPSVQRAVELQADALLVAKNGTDGVYDADPNKHPDAARFDHLTYQEVIDRGLTVMDQSAFILARDHHLPLHVFDIDRPQAAPAIATGTHIGTLIN
- a CDS encoding DinB family protein, whose amino-acid sequence is MTEFKEQNLDAARFEESTLRGAVFHDVDLSGATFDNVDLSGATIRGARLVDVTLDGDIRNLKVWGVDVVPLIDAELNRRHPGRERMRPTNADGYREAWDLLEQLWGETVAKARRLRPELLHESVDGEWSFIETLRHLVFATDAWVRRAVLGEPEPWDPLDLPHDEMHDTPPIPRDRTARPSLDEVLVLRAQRMAIVRALLANLTDERLAERTVPVAGPGYPASESYVVGDCLGTILGEEFEHRRYAERDLATLAARTVGAGS
- a CDS encoding VOC family protein, whose product is MDQDWRKLAQAWHARFLIDTYVDGARFVQAVAEACSDAVPEVRLGATFVDVTSRDEAVAQQISAIAAKHGLTPDPTAVAQLEIALDTADLVEIGPFWAAVLTGSTDAFTGNDVLDPTRRVANLWFQGTTPHEAPRQRFHLDLWLPPEVVPGRIEAALAAGGKVVYDNEAPAFTVLADPQGNKVCLCTSEGR
- a CDS encoding small ribosomal subunit Rsm22 family protein; the protein is MSSVDTQLHAALARALRGVPYDDLRRRVTALSHRYRSEQVDDTAPGMSDALDALAYAVVRMPATFRALHAALAAAEQRINAPVSSHLDLGGGTGAAAWAAAALWPAVATEIVERQPAAIRLGRDLAAGNLPQVRWTTSDLGTWTGSGPVDLVTIGYVLNELTDQARRDLTRTATRRAITIVVVEPGTPRGHRRILDARDLLIDHGFRIAAPCPHQGPCPVDWCHFATRLPRTELHRALKDGTRNFEDEKFAYVVATRAPIRPAPAQVIARPSRLKNRVVLDLCTSQGAVERIVVPKSAEAYRAARSTAWGDAWG
- a CDS encoding LacI family DNA-binding transcriptional regulator, translating into MAARDRGPETAAPTITSVAALAGVSRSTVSRAFSNPRVLRPDTVDRVHAAAAELGYVPNPTAKALSTGRHGLLAMIVPDIANPFFPPMIGAAQGRAETAGLALLLGNTDEDPAREHTMVTRLTPQTDGFVLAASRMSERQIRSLAGRRPVVLVNRDLPGLPRVLVDSADGVRAAVEHLAELGHRRIAYLAGPTRSWANAQRKKAVKRAAERARIDAVLLPGRVSSYEAGMQAAPDLLATRATAAVAFDDVLAHGVMAGLVQHGVSVPDDFSLVGCDDVLKAQVYPPLTTVSSHAADAGEAAVELLVQHLEDPSAPERRVLLGTSLIIRATTAPAPSLSSVP